Genomic DNA from Solanum dulcamara chromosome 4, daSolDulc1.2, whole genome shotgun sequence:
AGGGAAAGTGTGGGTGAACAGCTTAAGCTTTCTCGATTGCTTTGGATCATAGTGATTTCTGGGATGCTGGATCTGATGCAGAAAGCTCATTATACATATCAGATATTACTTTGGCGAAATAAGCCTTCGCCTGTGGTCTCTTGACCTGGAAATTGGAACAGAAGAGAAAAAGTACGTTAACAGAGACATTCATTCCGCCTCTAAAGATTAGAACATTGAGACATGCAAGTGAAATTACTTTGAATGTGGGAGTGAGAAGACCATTTTCGATTGTGAATGGCTCGATAATCAATGTCACAGCTTTTGCAAATTCAAAACCTCTCAGCTGTATTGTAGCAAAAAGAGAGCATCAATTGAGAGATTCAGTTGGCATTTTAAGAAACAAAACTCAGGTAAAAGAAGGCGAAAGTAAAACAAAGTACCTGAGCCTCCCTTCCGACTGCATCCATCTCAGCAAGAACTGCAGCCCTTGCTCTTGGATCATTGCATAGTTGCCCCAAATCTTCATACTGGAGACATCACATTAAAACAAAGGAAACGAATCAGCCAGCTTCTTCGAAAATGACAAACAAATATCTTCAACGCAAGAGCCTGAAATTTCATTTGTTTACAGCTATTTGGTAAAACTAAATTCTGAAGAGCAAGTCAGATGATTGAATTTTGTATCGCTGAATGATTTAAGTTACTCATACTAAGTACTGGAAACAATAGGCTGAACTGTTTGGAACTTGTCACTGAATGTAGAATTTTACATCTCCACCAATGGATGATAAAAACCCAAATCCAGAAACTAATGAGTTTTAGATGTCTTACAAGTTCATATTTCAAAAGTTCATTGGAATTCTAAAATGATGATCCCGACACAAGTTTGATTTAAGTGAAGCATTTCACAAGATGTAAATGCAATGACTAAATGTTGAAAATTAAGAGCTACCTTGATTCCCTCAGATGATGCCCATTCCTTCAAGGCATCTGGCTCTACACAAACTACTGCTACTAAAGAGGAGTTAAAGCTATCACCTGTGAATGTTGCGACAGTGAGCAAAGGACATTGTTTAATGATTCCATAAGAGAGAATTATGTTATCGGCTTACCATAGACGAAGCATTGTGCAATAAATTTGCATTTAGCATAAACGTTCTCAATTTTCTCAGGAGCTATGTATTCACCCTGTGCCAACTTGAAGATATTCTTCTTCCTGTCCACAATGACCATTCAGAGATCATTCTACCATGGAAGACAAGCAAGGCAATGGTAGGGTTGACAGAAAATCCTTGCCAACCATTAGGTGCCCACAAATATATGGGTGGGGTGGGAAAAAGTTGTTTTGTatctcaaattaaaaatatctaaGGTTGTCTCTCCTGATCATGTCAAATAGATTCTACCTGTCAATAATCTTCAAGCGGCCTCCAGGTAACCATAATCCAATATCACCAGTATGCAGCCAACCGTCATCATCAATTACCTCCTTCCTGTTAACTATTAGGTCAGGCAAATTATCTTGGAGAAACTCATATCaatgacaaaaagaaaaatgaaatatcAATGTGTAAAAGGTATGTACGTCTGCACTTCATCTTTGTAATAGCCTTCAAAAATAATAGGACCTCTAACACAAATCTCTCCACGAGGATGAGGCTGATCCTCTGATGTGTAGCTCATTTCGGGAACATCCACGAGCTTTATCTCTGAAATTAGAAGTGTCATAGACAAGTTAAACTCATTTACAGCTTTTCATTAGCAATCATTAAGTTATCTATAGGGCTGCAAAAAGTAATAAATGAACAGGAACCACACAAAAGAAAAGTTGACACACATTTTTGCAAATTCAAGATGGGAATGTTCAGTTCACTTATAGTACAATGACATTTTGTGCAAGGTACTTCTGCATATTAACCCTGTTGGCATTTCAAAGTTTTAAGCCTTAACTTTCTCGTGCAAGCTTCTAATTTCGCAGATATACTTATCAGCCACAAACTTTTTAGTGGAAAAATCTTCGACCTCCTAGACTGCTACACAACTAGGAACCTTTTCATGAATTGCTCCGGTGGTGTTAAGCTTCTATAAGCAAATTATTAACCTTCCATTGGTCATGAAAACCTTTTCTATGCCTCAAACAGCAAATTCAGCTCAAGAAGGGGAATAATATGGAAGGAAAAGCAAATCAAGAACCGTACTAGTGACAGCAAAGAAGATGTTTATATGCCATCATTAGTAAAAACCTCACCACATGCAGGATTAGGAGAACCAACATGACCAGTTAAGTTATCAGAGTCATCCATTGAGCTTATGACACACGAAGTCTCGGTCATGCCATACCCTTCCATTACTAAACAGCCAAAACATCTGCAGGAAGGAATTTATTCAGAGCATAGCCAACTACTGGAAGTCCTCAGCACCAACAAGAGCCagaatttgatgaataaatCTCCCAGTACTTTAGAACAGCATTAATGGTCAACTTACACTCTCAAGAACTCCAACACGTCAGGGGACAATGGTGAGGCACCTGAGGTCATAAGACGAACTCGTCCCCCCAGTTTGTCCTTTATTTTGTTGAACACCAACCTATCCCACATTGGTGATGGCTTTTTACCTGAAAATATGAGATTCTGTATAAAAGAGAGATAAAAACTCATAAAGAAGTGCCACAAAAGTAAGCAAAATTATTTACTGCTGATATGCACTCAATAATCCATGATAACATCAGATTTCGTCCAAGACAGTAACAATTAAAAACCAATGCATGACCAAATAGCTTTCTAGCACGAGTTAATTATATTGCCTAGGCACCTGCACCTCGCTCATTTTGGGTGGTCACTGCTTGATAAATAGATTAGTCCAAGACCCTTACTCTCAAGGGATTTGGAATAACTAAAGCAATCTCTTCAGATTGCTagtattaattttaattttcttttttgcatGTGTTACTCTTTCCAGGTTGTACATACTACACTTACTAGCTGATAGAAAGTAATTCACTTTTCATCTAAAAGCTTAAGCACACTAGACTCTTAAAACCTCTTTCCACCACAACAGCACAGAATCAGAGAACTCAGCTTAGTGGCATGAACAGTAAATTATACTTCCATTAGGTAAATGAGTTTTAGTATGACAACTCGAAAAACAAAGACCTTTTAATAGAAAATACAATAAGATATAATCTGATTTAGTTTCTGCCATAACAGCTCAGAAACTGCCACTCTTCcccaaagaaaagaaggaaaatctAAGAGCTCAGAATCAATGCACACTGAATGACATGCCAGTACATCACATCTTTTATGCCCTTAAAACTTTTAAGACAGTTCCAACTGTTactgaaataaaaaatttgCATTGGATATTTACCCGGTTATAGGTAGTCACGTAATTTGAGAAAGGGAAATATTTCAAATAGCAAATACTATAAATAGTCATTTGATTAAATTCTCTATAACAACTCAACCCCTACAACACTCCTCCGCATCGCAAAAGAAAAGATTGAAATAGGTAAGAAAGCCTAtactttcttctcttttatGCTTTAACTTTTTTAACGAGTCCTAGTCTTATGTTAGGAATTAAAAAAACTTGTGGCAATCACCAACCATTAAACatttttaaaatgttaattGGCTCGCCATATTATGAGAATGAGACAGGTTTCCAAACAATGTGTTCAAGACGAGATGGAAACTCGTGTCAACTTCTCTCTTCATTATTTGAGAAGTCTCTAGATTCATGAAGTATGCATTCTCAATTTGAGAATTGAACCACAAAATTTCCCTAGAATAACATGTGAGGTAGGACATGAGTTGTTAAGCACGGAGAAACAGAGTTCTAGCAGTAATAGAGAGGAGTGAATGTGTTGCATGACATAATGATATTGAGGGATCGTCTTTTTCTTGATGAGCTTACGTTGCAATCATCTAAAGCAACCATAGGAGTATCacaaaaaaaaggtgaaataaCTCACCGTTCATCACCGCTTGCTTCTTGGAGTTGTAGGCAGCATTAAATAGTCTCTGCTTCAGTACACCAGAAGTCTGTACGGCATTTGTGATCCTATAATGATGCAGATTGGCAAAATCTAAGACACCAGTCTACAAAGATATGCACTATTTAGCATCCAAGAGTGtgacctagtggtcaatgaagtgggttgagaaccatgaggtctcaGATTCAATATCCCGCGGATACAAAAGtgttaggtgatttcttcctaTCTATCCAGGACTTGGTGGTCATGGTGGTCACAGATACCCGGCACATAGGAGGTAATAGGTatcccgtggaattagtcgaggtgcacGCAAGATGGCATGAATACTACAATTAACccggaaaaaaaaagaaaataaacactGTTTAGCACATCACATAAATATTACCCAGCATATATCCTGTTGAAAAGGCGAGGAACACTGCTAAATATTGTAGGTCTAAGTGTCACCAAATCATCCATCAATTTCAGATTGTCCTGCAGAGTAGAAATGC
This window encodes:
- the LOC129886192 gene encoding long chain acyl-CoA synthetase 6, peroxisomal-like, which produces MESSAERRLKAIQSHLVPATDDRSRSLIHSNPTAGEFLLGQGFSVVLPEKLQIGKWNVYRSARSPLKLVTRFPDHPEIGTLHDNFEHAVQTFQDYKYLGSRIRVDGTVGEYKWMTYGEAGTARTAIGSGLHHYGLQPGARVGLYFINRPEWMIVDHACSAYSYTSVPLYDTLGPDAVKYIVNHADVQAIFCVPTTLNTLLTFLSEIPSVRLIVVVGGIDEHLPSLPSTTGMKLLSYTRLLSQGRSSMQPFCPPRPEDIATICYTSGTTGTPKGVVLSHANLIANVAGMTLAIKFYPSDIYISYLPLAHIYERANQITSVYYGVAVGFYQGDNLKLMDDLVTLRPTIFSSVPRLFNRIYAGITNAVQTSGVLKQRLFNAAYNSKKQAVMNGKKPSPMWDRLVFNKIKDKLGGRVRLMTSGASPLSPDVLEFLRVCFGCLVMEGYGMTETSCVISSMDDSDNLTGHVGSPNPACEIKLVDVPEMSYTSEDQPHPRGEICVRGPIIFEGYYKDEVQTKEVIDDDGWLHTGDIGLWLPGGRLKIIDRKKNIFKLAQGEYIAPEKIENVYAKCKFIAQCFVYGDSFNSSLVAVVCVEPDALKEWASSEGIKYEDLGQLCNDPRARAAVLAEMDAVGREAQLRGFEFAKAVTLIIEPFTIENGLLTPTFKVKRPQAKAYFAKVISDMYNELSASDPASQKSL